From Eschrichtius robustus isolate mEscRob2 chromosome 7, mEscRob2.pri, whole genome shotgun sequence, a single genomic window includes:
- the CH25H gene encoding cholesterol 25-hydroxylase has protein sequence MSSRNGSELHVLCSSGQLFLQPLWDRLRTWEALIQSPFFPVVFSITTYVGFCLPFVVLDVLCPWVPALRRYKIHPDFSPSAWQLLPCLGQTLYQHVVFVFPMTLLHWATSPTLLPPEAPELLQLVRHVVLCLLLFDTEFFVWHVLHHKVPWLYRTFHKMHHQNSSPFALATQYMSVGELLSLGFFDMMNVLLLQCHPLTVLTFHVVNIWLSVEDHSGYDFPWSTHKLVPFGWYGGVEHHDLHHSQFTCNFAPYFTHWDRILGTLRSAHSK, from the coding sequence ATGAGCAGCCGCAACGGCTCCGAGCTCCACGTCCTCTGCAGCTCCGGCCAGCTGTTCTTGCAGCCCCTCTGGGACCGCCTGAGGACCTGGGAGGCCCTCATCCAGTCGCCCTTCTTCCCCGTCGTCTTCTCCATCACCACCTACGTGGGCTTCTGCCTGCCCTTCGTGGTGCTGGACGTCCTGTGCCCCTGGGTGCCCGCGCTACGGCGCTACAAGATCCACCCGGACTTCTCGCCGTCGGCTTGGCAGCTGCTGCCCTGTCTGGGGCAGACGCTCTACCAGCACGTGGTGTTCGTGTTCCCCATGACACTGCTGCACTGGGCGAccagccccaccctcctgccccccGAAGCCCCCGAGCTGCTCCAGCTGGTCCGCCACGTCGTGCTCTGCCTGCTGCTCTTCGACACCGAGTTCTTCGTGTGGCACGTGCTGCACCACAAGGTGCCCTGGCTGTACCGGACCTTCCACAAGATGCACCACCAGAACTCGTCCCCGTTCGCGCTGGCCACGCAGTACATGAGCGTCGGGGAGCTGCTTTCCTTGGGTTTCTTTGACATGATGAACGTCTTGCTGCTCCAGTGCCACCCGCTGACTGTCCTGACCTTCCACGTGGTCAATATCTGGCTGTCGGTGGAGGACCACTCGGGCTACGACTTCCCCTGGTCCACGCACAAACTGGTACCTTTCGGGTGGTATGGGGGCGTGGAGCACCACGACCTGCATCACTCCCAGTTTACCTGCAACTTCGCCCCTTACTTCACACACTGGGACAGAATACTGGGAACTCTGCGGTCTGCTCACTCCAAGTGA